The genomic stretch caggtgggtgctgggtcCCTCGGGACTCCccggcaggagctgcagggctgcactgaCCTTCTCGCAGCTCCCTGGCCCCCAGCTGCTTGGCCGCTTGGGTCCCTCCAGCGCTAGtgggtgccccccagcctgggcaaGAGCAAGCGGGGGGTGtcatgggctgggggggcacccGGCTGCTCGAAGCAGGACTGCTGCTGGTGGTAAGCCCCAGCCAAACTCATGGCTGAGGACACCACAGCATTCCCAGGAGCAACATGGGGTACCCCAGGAGTGATGCAGGGTGTTCTGGGAGCAATATGGGGGTGCCCCAGAAGTGATGCAGCCTCCCCTCCGAGTAACATGGGGTGCCCAGAAATGATGCTGGGTGCCCTGGGAGTGACATGGGGTGCCCCAGAAGTAACAGGGTGCCCTGCAAGCAACATGAGGTACCCTAGGAATGATGCTGGGTGCCCCAGGAGTGATGGGAGATGCCCAGGGTAGCACTACGCAGTAGGTACCCtctgtggggtttggggggctggggtgggtaCCTGCTCCTCCTGCGGCTCTGGCAGGTCCACAGCACCAGGCAGCTCCTCCTGGCATTCCTTGTCTAAAGCCTCTTCTtcgtcttcctcctcctcttcctcctccaccacaCCTTCAGTCACTGCCCAGgctctggggtgctgggggggctcccCCGCCTCCAGGAGAGCCCCGTCGCTGTCAGCGTGCTACTCGGGGGTGAGTGTCAGGCTCAGGGTCCTGTTCTCTCTACTCCTGGCAAGTAGCGTGCCAGGGCTAGGGGGGCCCGGGCACCCCAACCCACCCTGTGCCCCAGCATTACCTTCAGCCCtgccagaaaagcagaaaaaagagagaaaagtagAGGTTGGGGGGGCAGCGGCACCCCAGagtgcctcccccagccctcggACCTCCTCTGCCCACCCCACCGGTGCCAGCAGCCGTGCCAGCTCACCTTGCTCACCCAGCTGCCGCAGGATCTCTttggcaggctctgcagggagaagtTGGGCATCCAAATCAGGTGATGGTAGcgtcccccagcccccccatcaCTCATGTCTCCCAGCCCACCTATCCCCAACCCCACCAGTatccccagcccccccaccctgGCTGGGGTCCTCACTCCCTGCATGCATCTGCACCTGACTGCCTGCGCCCCGTGTGCCCGTGCAGCCGGTCTGGCAGTGTCTCCGCACGGTCCCGGTGCTGGAAGGGCTCTGCGGGCACAGGGACACCCATCAGCACGAGCACCCAGTGCCCACCACCCCGACGGGCATCGGTGCGACCCAGCCATGGTGTCACCCCGGGGCAGGGTCGGCAGCGGTGGTGGGGACGCTGGGGACGTGCGGCTCTCACCGGACTGCCGGCGGCCCTGGCGCAGCTCAGCAGCGGGGtcagccaggggctggcaggaccAGCTCTTCTTCAGGCGCTCGGGGCTGCAGCGGGGAAGGCGTGGGGGGTCTGCAGGGACaaggggtgatgctgggggctgggggggacaggcgagggcagggaggggaccGTGGGGCGGCAGTGGCACTCACAGAACAAGTCCATCTCCAGGATGGCTTCCTTAGCCTGGGGGGGAAGGAGGACGGAGAGAAACAAGGGGTGAAGCTGGGGTGCAGCTGCCCCCTCCTTGCTATGCTGGGGGGGGCCCTggtgccagcacagcacccatCCCGCTCTGCCCTCACCTTCTGGGGGATGATGGCGTGATGGTTCTCCAGGATGAGCCGCTTGATGTGATGGGTCCACACGCGTTTCTCCTCCACATTTTTGGCctggggcaggacagggagggTGGTGGGGTTGGGCAGGGGTTCCCCAGGGTGAcccccaccctgtgcccccctacctgcaggctgtgctgctgcttgccaTGCTTGTAGTGAGCCAGGCTGAAGCAAAGCGAGTCCCGTGTGCTCTCGATCAGCATCAGCGAGGAGCACTGAAGGCAGAGGCCATCAGccctccatccccagcaccccccagaccccttcccagcacccacCGGGCTCCCCATCCTCAGCACCCACCCTGGtacccccccatccccagcacccaccagggtccccatccctccccagcatgctgcagtctcccccatccccagcacacCCTGGACACCCATTCTGACACCTATTTGGCTCATCATCCTTAGCACCCACCCTGGTCCATtccatccccagcacccactgAGCTCCCCATTCCTTGCACGCACCCtggtcccctccatccccaacACACTCCGGACCCCCATCCTAGCACTAACCCTGGtcccccccatccctggcaCCCATCAGactcccccatccccagcacccaccctggTCCTCTCCATGCCCAGCACCCACCGGGATGTGGCTCTTGTAGACATAGTGGTCACCACGGCGCTTGGTGATGAGGAGGGTCTTGTCAAAGAGGAAGACAGCGCGCTCGTGGCGCACCCGCTGCACCCGAAAGGTgccctccagcaccagctccccGTAGCTGGTCAGGTCcggtcccttccagcccagcagAAGCGACTGGATCTCCTGCGTGAGTGCCCCGGGATGGGTGCATCAGGACACCCACCACCACGGTGGTGCCCACCCAGTGCCACCCACAACACTGCTGGTGCCCACCTGCTGGCGGATGGCGTGTTCGTGCTTGCGCTTCATGTCGTTGATGTACCAGGCGACACAGGTCATGGTGTCAATGGCCTCCAGCACCACCTCGTAGTCGTCCCCTGACTTGTGCTCAAAGTGCTTGGCGATCTCCTGCCAGCAAAGGACGCGGCATCGGGGGAGATGTGGTGGTGTGCCATACCAGGGGGCTAGGCTGTGCCAGGTGCCCGTGCCATGCCAGGTGTGTGCGCTGTGCCAGGGAAATGTGCCATGCTGGGTGCCCATGCCATGCCAGGGaaccaggctgtgccagggaaaTGTGCCACGCCAAGCACCCATGCCACGCTGGGGAACCAGGCTGTGCCAGAGAagggtgctgtgccatgccaggggaccaggctgtgccagggaaaTGTGCTGTGCCAGGTACCTGGACTTTGCCAGGGAacatgctgtgctggggaacCAAGCTGTGCCAAGCGCCTGTGCCACATCAGCTGCCTAAACTGTGCCAGGAACTCCTGCTCTGCCACTTCCCCATGCCACGCCACACACCTGGCCTGTGCCAGGCACCTATGCCCTGCCGGGTGCCCATGCCAGACCAGGCACCCAGACTGCGCCATATGCCATGCCATGCACCCACCGCACACCAGGCGCCAGTACCCTGCCGGGTGCCCACGCCATGCCATGTCCCCGTGCCACACCAGGCACTCACACCACACCAGGCACCGGTACCCTGCCGGGTGCCCACGCCATGCCATGTCCCCGTGCCACACCAGGCACTCACACCACACCAGGCACCGGTACCCTGCCGGGTGCCCACGCCATGCCATGTCCCCGTGCCACACCAGGCACTCACACCACACCAGGCACCGGTACCCTGCTGGGTGCCCATGCCGCGCCACATGCCGGCTCACCTGGAGCAGCAGGTGGTACTTGAGGATCCTCTGGACGGGCTTGAGCAGGTAGGCACCGAGGGGCAGCGCGTGCCGCAGCCGCTCCTGGCACTCACGGAGGAACCGGGCCTGGGGCTTGCTCCTCATGCACTCGGCCAGCGCCGCCACCGAGctgcgggcagggagcgggatcagccccctgcccagccccctgcccagccaggccccTCCCAACTCACCTGGGGTAGTTGTTGCAGTACTGGGTGTAGATGGCAAACTCCTGGCTCTgcgggcagggggagcacgGTGAGAGCCTGGCACGGCCCTGTGCCCCCCGCCAGTGCCCCCCGCCATGCCCACCCTTACCCGGGTGACGAAGCAGACAGCCACGGCCACGGGGTCATTGGCGCAGCTCTCCAGGTTTTGCAGCAGGGTGCTAGGGGGGACAGAGGGGATGGGATGACAACAGCCCCCCCAGCTGTGGGactggctgtgccccccccacccGCGGCACAGGGAGCACCCACCTGCTGAGCTCGTAAATGTCCTCGATGTTGCCGAAAAGCGCGCTGACCTGCTCCGGCCGCAGCACTGGCTCCTCCGCATCGATAATCTTGCCCAGGTAACCCTGCCGGGCACCCATGGGTGGTGGCGGCACTGGTGCAACCAGCCAGGCCACCCCCAAACCCCATCTGAGGGGTGTCCCGTGTCCCTCCCCAGCACTCACCTCCACGATGCTGCGCAGGTCACGGGCGTAGGTGCGCTCCGACTCCACAATCTCCAGCACCACCCGCCCCAGGTAGCTGGGCTCGGCCCCGGGGCCACCAAAAGGTGCCAGGGGGTGCCCGCCACGGCCACCCGGCCACCCCCCGGGGGAAGcgttgttgttgctgttgcacagcccctcagcccatggctcggccccgccgccagccggCTCCTCCATGGCGTGGCCAGGCTCCAGCACCGGGCTCAGGGTagggtgctgcaggcaggcggGCACCGGCATGCCGGCATccctcagcactggtggggtGCAGGACGGGTCTGGGAGGGGGGAGAGCAGCATGGTTAGGGGGGTGTGGAGACCCCCCTGCAAAGAGCCCCCGAGGTTGACCTGATGGCCAAACACTTCAGGCCAGGGTGGTGCCAGCACCCCTCAACCCCAAAAATCCCCGGCTACGGAACAGCCGAGGCAGGATACAGCCTGGCCGGATCCTGGCACAGCCCAACAAGGCCTCCCACCCGCCAGGGCCCTGAGAATTAGGGGTTCACCCCCTCCCTTGCCCCAGAGCCAGGTGATGCACTCCAGGAGCCAGAGACCATGCTCCAGGAGGAAGAGGCTCCCCGGTGGGACCAACGCCATCGCCATGCCGAGCCCCCACCCGCTGGCACCCCGCTGTGCGTCACTGCCGCGCCTGTGGGACACCTTCCTGGTGAGCTGAGCGCTGGCCCGCCCTTCCGGACCACCGGTGCCACCGGCTACTCCCCTACGGCACCAGTATCCTCCTGTGCCACCGAAACCGTGCGGTGCCACCGATCCAGCTGGGGCACCCAAAaaccagctgccagcagcaaagcGTGCCAGAGCGGCAGCAAGGGCTCACCGCTGCGCTGTTTGGCAGAGGGACAGTTTGCAGCAGGGCACCGAGCCCGCTCACCCCAGCAGGTGGGTGGCCCCAGGGACAGTGACCTTCAGCCCGGCCAcgtgccggcggcggggctgcccgaGCCCCCCGGCACCACCGGGGGGGTGCCAGTATTGAACCGGTCAGGCCGGTTCCCGCCGGCTCCTCCCTGCACCCGCCATGCCGCATGGCTGCGatcccgccgccgccctccccaCAGCTTTCCCATGCAAGCCAGGAGCCCCCCAAATACCCACCATGGtgccgcccccagccccacatccccagactgtgctgcagcccaggcatCCCTgttgctggcacagctggctctGCCATGGGGCACCCCCTCGGCATCCTGGCTCTGAGTGATTTGGGGAGCAGCCCGCCCAGACCCCGAATCCTTCAGCCTTGCCCTGGCCCCATGGTCATGTTGGCCAGGGGAGACCCGGCCCCATGGACACCCTGGCActgggtggggggcacccagcCCCATGGACAGCCCATCCTGCCGGGGCCACTGAGGCCAGCAGACCCCCAGCATCCACACCCGGCAGGGTCCGATCCCCGCCCCCACCCATGTCCCTTCCAGGGGACAAGAGGGGACACCCGGGTGGCACCGTGGGGGGCACACAGGGCACAGCTACCCCACGCCTGCTACGGGGGGACGGTGGCCCAGTGCCCGCGCTGGCTCCCCCACGTGATGCCCGGCCAGGGATTTGCGGCCACCTCGGCTCGTCCCCGCAGGCCGCCCCCGGCCACCCTAATCCGCTCAGCGCGCCGGGATTACTGCGCCGGCCCCACGTCACAGGGACCGTGGCCACTCGCCTGGGCCACCGCCAGCCCACCCGGCTGGGGGCTTTATCCTCTTACCCCCCAGCACCGCCGCGGTGGGCACGCTGCTAGCCAGAGCCCCCCCGGCTCCCACTTGCCGCCTTCtcccgggggggggagggggattgGGATTAGCCTTGACCTTCACCCCTGCCGGGACAGGATGCTGCCCCCAACCCCGGGGGCTGCCAGAACCCCGGGGCAcccccagccttgctgctggggacaggagagACCCCCGGGGTGCCGAGCTGTATGTGGcccatgggtgctgctggcagcacaggcaaGGAAGGACACCAGGAGGCTGCCGGCTGGCCCCGGCATGGGGGGACCCCAAAACTCCCCAGCAGGGGAAACTGCAGCAGGGGCCGGTGCTGTGCCGAGCCGCTGGTGCCGGTGCTCGCGGGGTGAGGTTTTCTCCCCGCCGCGGGATTGCCGGCCCTGTTGCACATTCCTGCGCGGGAGCCGGGGCGTGAGGCTCAGCCCACGGTGCTTTCCCAGGGCcctggcacggcacggcacagcacagcacggcacggcacgcCGGGAGACGAGGGTGGGCAGGCCGGGGGTGCAGGGTCGGGCAGCCGGCcgagcagggctggaggaggccaGCCTGGCGGAGCCATATAAGGGAAGGCAGTTCACCATTTCCAGGCATTTTCCAGGATCGCAGCGGCCTTGGGAGCGGGGAAGGTCGCTGCcggctccagcccagctgccatGGCTCGGCGCGGCCGTCGCTCCTGGCCCCGGCTGGCACCGCCGGTGCCCGGCAGGCACAGCCTGGGTGCTGGCACTCCTGCCCGCAGCATCGCGGTGCCGCAGGTGGTGCGGCACGACAGGGGTCCCCATGCCACAGCAGTGAGACCCCCACACACCACGGCAGCTGTGACGCCATGCCCGGGTGGGACTGGAGCCCGAGCCCACGGTGCAGAGTGCCCAGAACACGGTGGCATCAAGCCCGCAGGGCTGCCAAAGCCTCTTAGTGTCCCGCGCCCATGGCGTCCCGTGTGGCCAGCAGCCACCTGATCCCACCGGAGGGGTGCAAGGCACCCCGCTCCACATGCGACTCGGGGTCCCGGTGTGGTACCCCCGTCCCAGCTGCCAGTGCACGCACAGGGGTCACCATCGTGCCCTGCACCCCTCAGCTGGGCCTGGGgtcctccccagccccatggctgcCTGTACCGGGTGTCTCCCAGGACCCCCAgtcccctgccctccctgggcacccacagccctgccccatgGCTCACCAGGGCCCTCCACCCCTATGgcccctccagcacccagaGCTCCTGCCCCACTGGGACCCATGGCTGtgggcaccccagcacccagagctCCCACCCCGTGGGCACCCAGAGCTCCTGCCCCACCGAGACACATGGTGCCAGCCCCACCGGCACCCACACTGCTGGGCACCCTGGGACCCACGGCTCCCTGTCCCACTGGCACCCACAGCACTGGGCACTCCAGGCCCCGTGGCTCCCTGTCCCAGAGACCCACGGCTCCTGCTCCACTGAGACCCATGGCTCCCGCCCCACTGGGATGCAGTGGCTCCTGCCCCACCGGGACCCACGGCTCCTGCCCCACTGGGATGCAGTGATTCCTGCCCCACGGGGATCCACAGCTTCTGCCCCACCAGGATCCACGGCTCCTGCCCCACCGGGATCCATGGCTCCTGCTCCACTGGGACCCGCGGCACCCCCATGATCCACAGCGCCTGCTCTGCCGGGACCCCCggctcccaccccaccaggaCCCCCGGTGCCGGGCACCCCCGGGGACCGACACCTCCCGCTCCACCGGGACCCCCGGCGCCGGGCACCCCCGGCTCCCGCTCCACCGGGACCCCCGGGGCtcggcagcccccgcccccccggccgcccccccgctgccccgggccgcACTCAccgcgcgccgccgccccggcccggccgtgCCCGCAGGAAGCGGCGGGAGCGCCCCGGGGGCGGGGActgcgcccgccccgcccggcccggcggcggctccggcccCGGCAtcacccccgccccgcccgccgcccgcacGGCGGACAGTCCCGGTCTGGTTCCTGTACGGTCCCGTACTGTCCAGGCCCGGTCCCAGTACAGGCCCGGTACAGCCTCAGTACAGTCCCGGTACAGTCCAGGCATGATCCCAGCACAGTCCCAGTATGGTTCCCATACAGTCCCGGTACTGTCCTGGTATTATCCCAGCACAGTCCAGGCATCATCCCAGTAGAGTCCTGGTATGGTCCCAGCACAGTCCCAGCCGGATCCTGGCAATGTCCCTGCACGCACCGAGGCGCAGTGTGGGGGGACACCACGCCCACTGGGCCACCCCATGGGACCCCAGCCCAGGGGGACATGGTCACCAAGGGGCAGAGCCCGCAGGTGCTGCCAGCCATGGGGCAGATGTGGGGCACCACCAGCGGGACCCCCTTGGGGCCAGGGCAGCGCAggtgccaggggcagggggatgcaCCTGGgacccccatccctgcccttcccagcgTGGCCCAGCTCAGCATGGCACGGCACCGCTGTGCCACCggccccagctcctgggggtgctgcagcacccagggtGCTCCAACCCCTGCGATGGAGCAGGGGGTAGGCAGAGCCCCCGGCCCAGGCGCAGCACCCCAGCGCCCCATGGCACGCACCGCCAGCATGGGGCTGTCCTGCCGCGGCCTCGTGCTGCCGGAGCAGGGCTCCCGCTCAAAGGCAGGATTGTTTGGGGCCAGCACGGCGTGCCCGGCCGGGCCCCCGGCACCACATGGCATCGGGGGGCACCGTGCGCACCGTGCTGGCAtggccgggctgggggggcagaggggtcCCCGCCGCCCTCGCTGGGACACCGGCAcgtgctctgccagcagcctggccccGCGTGCCTGACACGCCGCGCCGGcggcagctgggggggggggggcggggcgcgggcgctGCTCCGGCCTCCCGAACCCAGATCCGGTGCCCTGGAGatgcccctctccccccccttcccaggCCCACCCCCTATATCCCCTCCCCATACCCCATCCCCGGGACACCCCATATCCCCTCCACACACCCCATCCTTGGACCACCTCCCTTTCCCCTCGCCCCCCAGATCTTTCTTCCACAAACCTCCTCTGCAAACCCTCTCCCCAAAGCCCCCTTCCCCAGACACCCTGTCCCCAGACCCCCCGtgctgcccccccgcccgcccaCCAGGGGGCGCAGCAGCacgccccgcccctccccggcACCCCCCGCGCCTCCCTTCCCGTGATGCCCCGTGCGGCCGAGGCGGGAAGGCAGGCGGCAAG from Falco rusticolus isolate bFalRus1 chromosome 10, bFalRus1.pri, whole genome shotgun sequence encodes the following:
- the PLEKHG3 gene encoding pleckstrin homology domain-containing family G member 3 isoform X3; amino-acid sequence: MPVPACLQHPTLSPVLEPGHAMEEPAGGGAEPWAEGLCNSNNNASPGGWPGGRGGHPLAPFGGPGAEPSYLGRVVLEIVESERTYARDLRSIVEGYLGKIIDAEEPVLRPEQVSALFGNIEDIYELSSTLLQNLESCANDPVAVAVCFVTRSQEFAIYTQYCNNYPSSVAALAECMRSKPQARFLRECQERLRHALPLGAYLLKPVQRILKYHLLLQEIAKHFEHKSGDDYEVVLEAIDTMTCVAWYINDMKRKHEHAIRQQEIQSLLLGWKGPDLTSYGELVLEGTFRVQRVRHERAVFLFDKTLLITKRRGDHYVYKSHIPCSSLMLIESTRDSLCFSLAHYKHGKQQHSLQAKNVEEKRVWTHHIKRLILENHHAIIPQKAKEAILEMDLFYPPRLPRCSPERLKKSWSCQPLADPAAELRQGRRQSEPAKEILRQLGEQGLKHADSDGALLEAGEPPQHPRAWAVTEGVVEEEEEEEDEEEALDKECQEELPGAVDLPEPQEEQAGGHPLALEGPKRPSSWGPGSCEKVSAALQLLPGSPEGPSTHLPAPPQASSTREHPEGPGAPEAPSSAGTPAPVLPGGEREPERAAEDLQGLSSEEEEEEEEEGAASSILPPSVLDQASVIAERFGGGSSFSRRSSLALEGRPASRSGSALSLDGAPPLEAGEPGGSRSTVPSPEPLAGARRESLLSSRDRLLLDKIKSYYGHAEHQDASFSVRRRESLSFIPKGLVRSSICRLNGLPRPPAASEPPTQPAPEGPEASPEEPCQENGLQPLEPQPPEPLLILEEDDLGTGGEGLPAGPPPRLLLTPPHPGTKVYQLARQYSLRIKSRRAGARCPPAQPEEGDLCTGTPSVVVPRHGGLAVAPSPGVPRSPSSPGNTEPFTWPDVRELRARFGAPRPPPVSRSRSAPDGPCRGGRPAEKERGSGRSRSAEAGGGPSTPEPAPARHSSDGALWVAAEAPLGPGQRVLVLEQLPAPAEPPTYVQIRSPTTREKICLKAVVERCKAYQASEEYRRRCPEPLDTPEPPRHGLVRDLRQKFQTLDAAS
- the PLEKHG3 gene encoding pleckstrin homology domain-containing family G member 3 isoform X1, whose translation is MPVPACLQHPTLSPVLEPGHAMEEPAGGGAEPWAEGLCNSNNNASPGGWPGGRGGHPLAPFGGPGAEPSYLGRVVLEIVESERTYARDLRSIVEGYLGKIIDAEEPVLRPEQVSALFGNIEDIYELSSTLLQNLESCANDPVAVAVCFVTRSQEFAIYTQYCNNYPSSVAALAECMRSKPQARFLRECQERLRHALPLGAYLLKPVQRILKYHLLLQEIAKHFEHKSGDDYEVVLEAIDTMTCVAWYINDMKRKHEHAIRQQEIQSLLLGWKGPDLTSYGELVLEGTFRVQRVRHERAVFLFDKTLLITKRRGDHYVYKSHIPCSSLMLIESTRDSLCFSLAHYKHGKQQHSLQAKNVEEKRVWTHHIKRLILENHHAIIPQKAKEAILEMDLFYPPRLPRCSPERLKKSWSCQPLADPAAELRQGRRQSEPFQHRDRAETLPDRLHGHTGRRQSEPAKEILRQLGEQGLKHADSDGALLEAGEPPQHPRAWAVTEGVVEEEEEEEDEEEALDKECQEELPGAVDLPEPQEEQAGGHPLALEGPKRPSSWGPGSCEKVSAALQLLPGSPEGPSTHLPAPPQASSTREHPEGPGAPEAPSSAGTPAPVLPGGEREPERAAEDLQGLSSEEEEEEEEEGAASSILPPSVLDQASVIAERFGGGSSFSRRSSLALEGRPASRSGSALSLDGAPPLEAGEPGGSRSTVPSPEPLAGARRESLLSSRDRLLLDKIKSYYGHAEHQDASFSVRRRESLSFIPKGLVRSSICRLNGLPRPPAASEPPTQPAPEGPEASPEEPCQENGLQPLEPQPPEPLLILEEDDLGTGGEGLPAGPPPRLLLTPPHPGTKVYQLARQYSLRIKSRRAGARCPPAQPEEGDLCTGTPSVVVPRHGGLAVAPSPGVPRSPSSPGNTEPFTWPDVRELRARFGAPRPPPVSRSRSAPDGPCRGGRPAEKERGSGRSRSAEAGGGPSTPEPAPARHSSDGALWVAAEAPLGPGQRVLVLEQLPAPAEPPTYVQIRSPTTREKICLKAVVERCKAYQASEEYRRRCPEPLDTPEPPRHGLVRDLRQKFQTLDAAS
- the PLEKHG3 gene encoding pleckstrin homology domain-containing family G member 3 isoform X2 — its product is MPVPACLQHPTLSPVLEPGHAMEEPAGGGAEPWAEGLCNSNNNASPGGWPGGRGGHPLAPFGGPGAEPSYLGRVVLEIVESERTYARDLRSIVEGYLGKIIDAEEPVLRPEQVSALFGNIEDIYELSSTLLQNLESCANDPVAVAVCFVTRSQEFAIYTQYCNNYPSSVAALAECMRSKPQARFLRECQERLRHALPLGAYLLKPVQRILKYHLLLQEIAKHFEHKSGDDYEVVLEAIDTMTCVAWYINDMKRKHEHAIRQQEIQSLLLGWKGPDLTSYGELVLEGTFRVQRVRHERAVFLFDKTLLITKRRGDHYVYKSHIPCSSLMLIESTRDSLCFSLAHYKHGKQQHSLQAKNVEEKRVWTHHIKRLILENHHAIIPQKAKEAILEMDLFYPPRLPRCSPERLKKSWSCQPLADPAAELRQGRRQSEPFQHRDRAETLPDRLHGHTGRRQSEPAKEILRQLGEQGLKHADSDGALLEAGEPPQHPRAWAVTEGVVEEEEEEEDEEEALDKECQEELPGAVDLPEPQEEQAGGHPLALEGPKRPSSWGPGSCEKASSTREHPEGPGAPEAPSSAGTPAPVLPGGEREPERAAEDLQGLSSEEEEEEEEEGAASSILPPSVLDQASVIAERFGGGSSFSRRSSLALEGRPASRSGSALSLDGAPPLEAGEPGGSRSTVPSPEPLAGARRESLLSSRDRLLLDKIKSYYGHAEHQDASFSVRRRESLSFIPKGLVRSSICRLNGLPRPPAASEPPTQPAPEGPEASPEEPCQENGLQPLEPQPPEPLLILEEDDLGTGGEGLPAGPPPRLLLTPPHPGTKVYQLARQYSLRIKSRRAGARCPPAQPEEGDLCTGTPSVVVPRHGGLAVAPSPGVPRSPSSPGNTEPFTWPDVRELRARFGAPRPPPVSRSRSAPDGPCRGGRPAEKERGSGRSRSAEAGGGPSTPEPAPARHSSDGALWVAAEAPLGPGQRVLVLEQLPAPAEPPTYVQIRSPTTREKICLKAVVERCKAYQASEEYRRRCPEPLDTPEPPRHGLVRDLRQKFQTLDAAS
- the PLEKHG3 gene encoding pleckstrin homology domain-containing family G member 3 isoform X4, translated to MPVPACLQHPTLSPVLEPGHAMEEPAGGGAEPWAEGLCNSNNNASPGGWPGGRGGHPLAPFGGPGAEPSYLGRVVLEIVESERTYARDLRSIVEGYLGKIIDAEEPVLRPEQVSALFGNIEDIYELSSTLLQNLESCANDPVAVAVCFVTRSQEFAIYTQYCNNYPSSVAALAECMRSKPQARFLRECQERLRHALPLGAYLLKPVQRILKYHLLLQEIAKHFEHKSGDDYEVVLEAIDTMTCVAWYINDMKRKHEHAIRQQEIQSLLLGWKGPDLTSYGELVLEGTFRVQRVRHERAVFLFDKTLLITKRRGDHYVYKSHIPCSSLMLIESTRDSLCFSLAHYKHGKQQHSLQAKNVEEKRVWTHHIKRLILENHHAIIPQKAKEAILEMDLFYPPRLPRCSPERLKKSWSCQPLADPAAELRQGRRQSEPFQHRDRAETLPDRLHGHTGRRQSEPAKEILRQLGEQGLKHADSDGALLEAGEPPQHPRAWAVTEGVVEEEEEEEDEEEALDKECQEELPGAVDLPEPQEEQASSTREHPEGPGAPEAPSSAGTPAPVLPGGEREPERAAEDLQGLSSEEEEEEEEEGAASSILPPSVLDQASVIAERFGGGSSFSRRSSLALEGRPASRSGSALSLDGAPPLEAGEPGGSRSTVPSPEPLAGARRESLLSSRDRLLLDKIKSYYGHAEHQDASFSVRRRESLSFIPKGLVRSSICRLNGLPRPPAASEPPTQPAPEGPEASPEEPCQENGLQPLEPQPPEPLLILEEDDLGTGGEGLPAGPPPRLLLTPPHPGTKVYQLARQYSLRIKSRRAGARCPPAQPEEGDLCTGTPSVVVPRHGGLAVAPSPGVPRSPSSPGNTEPFTWPDVRELRARFGAPRPPPVSRSRSAPDGPCRGGRPAEKERGSGRSRSAEAGGGPSTPEPAPARHSSDGALWVAAEAPLGPGQRVLVLEQLPAPAEPPTYVQIRSPTTREKICLKAVVERCKAYQASEEYRRRCPEPLDTPEPPRHGLVRDLRQKFQTLDAAS